In the genome of Bacillota bacterium, the window GTTCCAGCTTTGCCTGGTCGCCCTCCACCATACCGTGTTCCGCCCGCTGCACCACATGCAGCATGTAGAAGCTTAAAAGGCTCGGAAAACCCAAAAGGATTATCGTAAACAAAAGCAATTGCCGGCTAAAGCCGAGTTTACCCCGCAAAACAACCACCTTTCATCCCCTGCCTCAGTACCAAAGTTCTTATTCTCTACAGGCCCGGGAAAACCTTTTAGTACGATTTGGTGGTGCATTCCGTAATCTGCCATGTCTGGTGTGAAACGAATCCCACCCCCGTCCGGAGGTGGGATTCGTATATGAAGCCCTTTTATTTTAGTGCGAAGCCCGTGCCGGCGCGCCGACCGCCGCGGTTTTTTCCGCGCGTCGCCCCCGCGCCATCGCGCCCAGGATGATAACCCCCGAAACCAGGAGCGACAGCAGCATTATATAGAAACTGGTTCTGTCAAGGTAATGCGCCGCCGTCCCGCCGAGCGCTAATAGGTTCAAATCTTTCAGATAAACCGGGACCATCAGGACACGGCTCACCATCACGATAAGCATCACCGTAGCCATCACCAGCTTTATGACCCAGTCCTTTACGAAACTGGTGCCGATGGCGCCGAGCTGCACTCCGAAGAGCGAGCCGGAAAGGATCAGGAGCACGATCCGCAGGTCCACAAAGCCCGCCATAGCCCAGGTAAGGCTGCCGGCAAGCCCCATCACGAAGGCGATGATCAATTCGGTTCCGGTCCCGACAAAGCCGGAGGCGCCAAGGATATAAATCATGGCCGGAACACCGATGAAGCCGCCCACCGCAATCGTCGCCGCCAGCAAACCCGTAGCGAACCCGAGCGGCACGGTGATCCAGAAACTTACCCGTGTCTTCGCTGTCCTGAAGCTGATCATAGGCGGTATATTCAGTCTCTGCGCCCAGAGCTTCTCCGTTCGTTTTTCCGGTTGCGCCGGAGCCTCTTCCTCACTCTTGCACCGGAAGGCGTCCCGGAGCACCGACGCCCCGACCAGGCCGAGTACCAGAATAAACACGGCGCTGATATAAAGGTTGGAACCCGCTTCTCCCCAGGTGTGCAGTATCCATTTCTGAACCACGATTCCTACCTGGACTCCGATTATGGCCGAAATCCCCATGATCAACCCGAGCAGTACGTCCACGTGCCCGTATTTATGCCGCTTCAGCGCCCCCACCAGAGCCTTCGGGAACTTGTGGCACATGTTGCTGGCCACCGCCATCGGCCCCGGTACACCCACGCTCATCATCCCCGGCGTCAGAACGAACGCCCCGCCGCTCCCGATGAAGCCGCTCAGGAGACCGGCAAAGAAACCGAGTGTAGGCAAGAAAGCTTTCATCGCCGGCGTTAGTTGTACAAATTGTTTCACCGCATTCGGATCCACGGCATATCCCGCCATACTAATCCACCCCCTCGCTTAATGCTTTTTTCCCTGAATCCCGATTACTTCCCAAAAAGTGCCCGCAAAGTTGCCGTAGATAAGAGAGACACAGATTGCTATCCCCACGATAATGGACGCCTTGATAATGCCGCCTTTCGCGAGATAATCCTGGAGCGTTTCCGCATTAAGGAAGAATAACGCGTAAAGCGCGATTGATAATACCGCATACAGGATAAACTTACCTACCGGTCTATTTTGGCTGGTTGAATCGGCCACCTGCAATCCCTCCTTGTAAGGCATTCCCATAAGTGCGTTTTAACCATCTTATTAAATTGTGCTTAAAATCACTAGTTCCCTGAAAAAAGGGGGCGAAACTTGCCTCGCCGTCTAGAAACTATGCCCAACAGCGCCTTAGGCGCTTCTGTCCACTCGTCATCTATTTGCTCAGTTTGCAGCTGTTCAGCCGGTCACCTACACTTACAGAACGCGGTGGGAAATGAGCAGTGCGTTGTTTATCACCGCGCCCCCCGGAGTACCTGAATAGCTACCTTAGTCTCAATGCCACCTCCCCTATCAGGTAAAGCGCGCCCAACCCCGCAACCGTGCCGATGATTACCCAGAGATCAAACACGGAAAGGTCGAGCCGCACCGCCAGTTTTTGCATCCAAGAACGCCGGTTTTCAACGGCGGCCGTTGCCTTACTCTTTGTCATTACATCGCCCGCTGACAGTTTAACTGCCATTTTTGAAATCATCCCCATCCCTTTTATTTATTTTCCCAAACCTGTTCGCCTACCCGGCAAGTGTCGCCGCCAGTTCTCCGATCAGGTAGAGCGCGCCCAATCCCGCAACCGTACCCGCAATGACCCAGAGATCCAAAACCGAGAGATCAAACCGCACCGCCAACCGCTGCATCCAGGTACGCCGGTTTTTAATCGCAGCCTTGGCCTTACTTTTCACCATCGCTTCGTCCGCCGTGAGTTTTACCGCCATCCGAACCATCCTCCTTTAGATTTTTTAAAAAGAGGGGTATGGCGGCCGACCCTTTGAATCGGCCAGCCATACTACCACGATAAGGGCTTTGTTTTCAAGCAACAGCGACTGCTAGACCGCGTATGTGTTTTCATCGAACCCTTTTTCCGCCGCATCGTTTATCCCGGTTACCAACTGCCTGACCAGTGAGAACGCTATGTAATGTTCAATCAAGAGCATCCACAGACCGTAGAACACGCCGCCCAGAAACAACACCACAAACCCCACAACCACCGCGGTAAGACCCGCATCACTGCCGGGAGCCATTCCCAGTTCCATTTCCACCCTTAGTACGGTCGACCATAAGAAGAAAACGATACAAGCCAGAACCCCCAAGCATATAATCACCTTTAACGAGTTGAAACGCCTTCG includes:
- a CDS encoding sulfite exporter TauE/SafE family protein, with the translated sequence MAGYAVDPNAVKQFVQLTPAMKAFLPTLGFFAGLLSGFIGSGGAFVLTPGMMSVGVPGPMAVASNMCHKFPKALVGALKRHKYGHVDVLLGLIMGISAIIGVQVGIVVQKWILHTWGEAGSNLYISAVFILVLGLVGASVLRDAFRCKSEEEAPAQPEKRTEKLWAQRLNIPPMISFRTAKTRVSFWITVPLGFATGLLAATIAVGGFIGVPAMIYILGASGFVGTGTELIIAFVMGLAGSLTWAMAGFVDLRIVLLILSGSLFGVQLGAIGTSFVKDWVIKLVMATVMLIVMVSRVLMVPVYLKDLNLLALGGTAAHYLDRTSFYIMLLSLLVSGVIILGAMARGRRAEKTAAVGAPARASH